From Candidatus Vondammii sp. HM_W22, one genomic window encodes:
- a CDS encoding autotransporter assembly complex protein TamA — MRQFFVVICLLLAAATAHALDIEVQIEGLDGEQEANVRTFLSLEQEKEREGLSEGRLRLLHREAPGEIRRALQPFGHFKPVIESHLEQIKAGYRALYRIQPGPRVKLARVEFNATGPGKNDKLFAQGLDLEEGDFLDQARYDAFKGKLLSDALEAGYLDARYKIHTVRVDLDSYQAYIRLELDTGTHYRFGEVRFTQDVLNPEFLTRYLPFQSGDPFSHQQLLTLQSDLIDSEYFSHVEVRTLRDQAVGDQVPIEATLTPNKPNRYRAGVGFSTDTGPRITLDWKRRLIGREGHRMLSELRLLAPHSLLKTEYIIPLERPSQDALSFSAQGDQFDTDTRRGVRLLLNAAHSSGQEDNWHRSLGIDYSYEEFEENEQDDTAFLLVPYVNFSHLRTDGLDYIQRGHRINFRIEGAAEQLLSDTSYIQFHSDSKIIYGLGESKWRLLARAELGATLAQSLTDLPVSKRFFAGGDNSVRGFGLDEIGPRNATGEVIGGRFLAVGSVELERLLAGKWSAALFLDAGNTFDPDYETDIAYSAGIGIRWRSPVGPVRVDLANALSEENPSLRLHIVVGFEL; from the coding sequence ATGCGGCAATTTTTTGTTGTCATCTGCCTGCTGCTGGCCGCTGCGACCGCACATGCTCTGGACATTGAGGTGCAGATCGAAGGTCTGGATGGCGAGCAGGAGGCCAATGTACGCACTTTCCTCTCCCTGGAACAGGAGAAGGAACGGGAAGGCCTGAGCGAAGGTCGCCTGCGCTTGCTACACAGAGAGGCACCGGGCGAGATCCGCCGGGCACTGCAACCCTTCGGCCACTTCAAGCCAGTCATCGAATCACACCTGGAACAGATCAAAGCAGGCTATCGCGCCCTCTATCGAATCCAGCCTGGCCCCCGAGTGAAACTGGCGAGGGTGGAATTCAATGCCACCGGCCCGGGCAAAAATGACAAATTGTTCGCCCAGGGCCTTGACCTGGAGGAGGGCGATTTTCTGGATCAGGCCCGCTACGATGCATTCAAGGGGAAATTGTTGTCCGATGCCCTTGAAGCCGGCTACCTGGACGCCCGCTATAAGATCCACACAGTCCGGGTGGATCTGGACAGCTACCAGGCCTACATTCGCCTGGAGCTGGACACCGGCACGCACTATCGGTTCGGCGAGGTGCGCTTCACGCAGGATGTGCTGAATCCCGAATTCCTCACCCGCTACCTGCCCTTTCAGTCAGGTGACCCTTTCAGCCACCAGCAGTTGCTGACCTTGCAGTCGGACCTGATCGACAGCGAATACTTCAGTCACGTGGAGGTGCGCACCCTGCGCGATCAGGCAGTGGGCGACCAAGTGCCCATCGAAGCGACACTAACGCCCAACAAGCCAAACCGCTACCGGGCCGGAGTGGGTTTCTCCACCGATACAGGACCACGCATCACCCTTGACTGGAAGCGCCGCCTCATTGGCCGTGAAGGCCACCGTATGCTCAGTGAACTGCGCCTGTTGGCACCGCACAGTTTGCTAAAGACCGAGTACATCATCCCCCTGGAACGTCCGTCACAGGACGCTCTGTCGTTCTCGGCCCAGGGTGACCAATTTGACACAGACACCCGTCGCGGCGTTCGTCTGCTGCTTAACGCCGCCCATTCGTCAGGGCAAGAGGACAACTGGCACCGCTCTCTCGGCATTGACTACTCTTATGAAGAGTTCGAAGAGAATGAGCAGGACGACACCGCCTTCCTGCTGGTGCCCTATGTGAACTTCTCGCATCTGCGGACCGATGGTCTCGACTACATCCAGCGGGGCCACCGGATTAATTTCCGCATTGAGGGGGCGGCAGAGCAACTACTCTCCGATACCAGCTACATCCAGTTCCACAGTGACAGTAAAATTATCTACGGCCTGGGCGAAAGCAAATGGCGGCTCCTGGCACGGGCTGAATTGGGCGCCACTCTTGCGCAGAGCCTGACGGACCTGCCCGTTTCCAAGCGTTTTTTCGCCGGTGGCGACAACAGTGTGCGCGGTTTTGGACTAGACGAAATCGGACCGCGGAATGCAACCGGTGAGGTGATTGGCGGGCGCTTTCTCGCAGTGGGCAGCGTTGAGCTGGAGCGGTTACTGGCCGGCAAATGGAGTGCGGCTCTGTTCCTCGATGCCGGCAATACCTTTGACCCTGACTATGAGACCGACATCGCGTACAGCGCAGGCATCGGCATCCGCTGGCGCTCACCGGTGGGGCCAGTCCGAGTGGATCTGGCAAATGCGCTGAGTGAAGAGAACCCTTCGCTACGCCTGCACATCGTGGTCGGTTTCGAGCTATGA
- a CDS encoding translocation/assembly module TamB domain-containing protein produces MNRRFIALRGLATLITGTLLILLSLILGLGFVLHSESGTRWLFDLAQDLAPGELQVDIIKGRLTGPLDLEGVRYRDGDLVLEFDRLHLDWQPSVLLRQRLHLLTLEIEHGQLTLPPPETDATPSAPFPGLTLPLELILDSIEITDFHITPAGAAEPIVIDQLTLAARGLADEVNIQHLEAASFGARVKLAGSLRLDPAVPMDLKLDWQYQLPDRPLLSGQGQIVGNLEQLKVEQTLAAPLSATLSARLFELIQAPRWDARLALDSTDLGAFSDAFPAHVSGWLHSTGTPEAVQLEANLELTEPSLGQLDWDLAVTYQGGTVTAERLLVTTPAGTRIEGHGRYTTDNSLGMLDAELSWSALRWPLSGETLQALSERGRLKITGQPANYRYNLTMDAAVPDQPAVILEATGSGNTEGIRFEALQVVLPEGRIQGSGQANWAPQPTWELNLTGSNINPALFHADFPGKLALELVTRGRIQESAPQMEVNLASLNGEVRGYPLNATGKLKLDDEELQIEGLELTSGSSEARIEGTAGNTLDLNWSLKADDLTSLWPGLSGTLNSTGRLGGSPEAPQVHAAIDGKSIAFEGHEVAALQIRADLDLGGDQQMNLDLAAKELKTGAMQWQTLTLGITGKRSAHHLDLKLDSRLAPAAQLAIDAGLDNNNTWSGHLRTLALTLPEIGRWDLEEPAAFTLSASTQKVQDLCLAAADGGRLCAELDRIADQSWKASLNAPAFPLAFFQHWLPPELKLTGRSDLTASFTADPMEAVSGQAELKLPEGLLTFELKGEPHRIDFSGGSLQAKLDASGAHTKLGIPLAGLGVINGEIDLPGLKVSDLNLEKQPLAGRLKARIDDLSLASMVAPQLQNVAGSIDMDFILAGRLARPQVQGKALLKSGALDIPDLGLELRELSLSLTAPSLDRLKIQGTVSSGGGTLTLEGETRIDPEQGYPTRIKVQGKDWVAVNIPEAEVHISPELVILHSKERSELDGELHIPYGRIRPKELPKSAITGTSDLVVVGRDAPQQEEPADSNFHSRLRIIFGDRVSFQGFGLRANLTGNLLVIDEPGRPVIGRGRLGVTDGTYRAYGQDLKIERGYVLFADSPVDNPGVDVRAVREVGEVTAGLRVSGTLKAPKLALFSTPAMSQSEVASYLLTGRPPGKSGSNVDVATALQAAGIGNLTSEAARQLGLEELRVETGNSLAEASVVAGTYLSPRLYVQYVNELASRETKLRLRYDLNDRLQIQTESGRSQGVDLFYTIER; encoded by the coding sequence ATGAACCGACGTTTTATCGCCCTGCGCGGCCTGGCAACCCTGATCACCGGCACACTATTGATTCTGCTCAGCCTGATCCTCGGCCTGGGCTTCGTACTGCACAGCGAAAGCGGCACGCGCTGGCTGTTCGACCTGGCCCAGGATCTGGCTCCGGGCGAGCTGCAAGTGGACATTATCAAAGGCCGCCTCACAGGCCCGCTTGACCTCGAAGGAGTCAGATATCGCGATGGCGATCTGGTGTTGGAGTTTGACCGGCTGCATCTGGACTGGCAGCCCTCTGTTCTGCTACGGCAGCGCTTGCATCTGCTCACTCTGGAGATTGAACACGGCCAATTGACACTCCCCCCGCCCGAAACTGATGCAACACCCTCAGCCCCCTTCCCCGGCCTCACTCTGCCTCTGGAGCTGATACTGGATTCGATTGAGATAACCGATTTCCACATCACTCCAGCCGGGGCCGCCGAGCCCATCGTCATCGACCAGCTGACCCTTGCAGCCAGAGGTCTAGCCGATGAAGTCAACATCCAACACCTGGAGGCGGCTTCCTTTGGCGCCCGGGTGAAACTTGCCGGCAGTCTACGGCTGGACCCGGCTGTACCGATGGACCTAAAGCTGGATTGGCAATACCAATTGCCGGACCGCCCCTTGCTCTCTGGCCAGGGGCAAATCGTCGGCAATCTGGAACAGCTCAAAGTCGAGCAGACGTTGGCAGCACCTCTGTCCGCCACCTTGAGTGCCCGTCTGTTTGAGCTGATACAGGCTCCCCGCTGGGATGCCAGGCTGGCCCTCGACAGCACTGATTTAGGAGCCTTCAGCGACGCCTTCCCCGCCCATGTCAGCGGCTGGCTGCACAGCACCGGCACCCCGGAAGCGGTGCAGTTGGAAGCCAATCTGGAGCTGACTGAGCCATCCCTGGGCCAGCTCGACTGGGACTTGGCTGTCACCTACCAGGGAGGGACAGTCACTGCAGAACGCCTGCTGGTTACCACCCCTGCGGGCACCAGAATCGAAGGCCACGGTCGTTACACCACCGACAATTCACTCGGGATGCTGGATGCTGAGCTGTCGTGGAGTGCCCTGCGCTGGCCTCTGTCTGGCGAAACACTCCAGGCTCTCAGCGAGCGGGGTCGGCTGAAAATTACTGGGCAACCAGCCAACTATCGTTACAACCTCACCATGGACGCGGCAGTGCCGGATCAGCCAGCCGTCATACTGGAGGCAACCGGTAGCGGCAATACCGAAGGCATCCGCTTCGAAGCACTGCAAGTCGTCCTGCCCGAGGGGCGGATTCAGGGTTCGGGCCAGGCGAACTGGGCACCACAACCAACCTGGGAGCTGAACCTGACCGGTTCCAATATCAATCCGGCGCTATTCCATGCCGATTTTCCCGGCAAGCTGGCACTGGAGTTGGTCACCCGGGGCCGGATACAGGAGAGTGCTCCCCAAATGGAAGTAAACCTGGCCAGTCTGAATGGTGAAGTGCGCGGTTACCCCCTCAACGCCACGGGCAAGCTGAAGCTGGATGACGAAGAGTTGCAGATAGAGGGTCTGGAGCTGACCTCCGGTAGCAGTGAGGCCCGCATCGAAGGTACCGCCGGCAACACCCTTGACCTGAACTGGAGCCTGAAGGCCGATGATCTGACCAGCCTGTGGCCTGGCCTGTCCGGCACGCTGAACAGTACGGGCCGACTTGGCGGCAGCCCCGAAGCACCGCAGGTTCACGCCGCTATTGATGGTAAAAGCATTGCCTTTGAGGGCCATGAAGTGGCAGCGCTTCAGATTCGGGCGGACCTGGATCTGGGTGGTGACCAGCAGATGAACCTGGACTTGGCGGCCAAGGAGCTGAAAACCGGCGCAATGCAGTGGCAAACACTGACTCTAGGCATTACGGGTAAGCGCAGCGCACACCACCTAGACCTCAAGCTGGACAGCAGGCTGGCACCAGCAGCACAACTGGCCATCGATGCAGGCCTGGATAACAACAATACCTGGAGCGGCCATCTCCGGACGCTGGCCCTCACCCTGCCCGAAATTGGCCGCTGGGACCTGGAAGAGCCTGCCGCCTTTACCCTGTCTGCCAGCACTCAAAAGGTACAGGACCTCTGTCTGGCCGCTGCCGACGGCGGGCGTTTGTGCGCCGAGCTCGACCGTATCGCAGACCAGAGCTGGAAGGCGAGTCTGAACGCCCCGGCCTTTCCGCTGGCCTTTTTCCAGCACTGGCTGCCGCCGGAATTAAAGCTCACAGGTCGTAGTGACCTGACGGCGAGTTTCACTGCCGACCCCATGGAAGCCGTTAGCGGGCAGGCGGAACTCAAGCTACCCGAAGGCCTGCTTACCTTCGAACTGAAAGGTGAACCGCACCGGATAGATTTTTCAGGTGGCAGCTTGCAGGCGAAATTGGATGCCAGCGGCGCCCATACCAAACTTGGGATACCACTGGCTGGCCTGGGGGTAATCAATGGGGAAATCGACTTGCCCGGACTGAAAGTATCTGATCTGAACCTGGAAAAGCAGCCATTGGCCGGCCGTTTGAAGGCACGTATCGACGACCTGAGCCTGGCTTCGATGGTGGCACCACAGTTGCAAAATGTGGCAGGAAGCATCGATATGGACTTCATCCTGGCGGGCCGCCTCGCCCGGCCTCAGGTTCAAGGCAAGGCACTATTAAAGAGTGGTGCATTGGACATCCCGGATCTGGGCCTGGAACTGCGTGAGCTGAGCCTGAGCCTGACGGCGCCAAGCCTGGACCGGCTGAAGATTCAAGGCACGGTAAGCTCAGGCGGCGGCACACTGACCCTGGAGGGCGAGACCCGAATCGATCCGGAACAGGGTTATCCCACCCGGATCAAGGTGCAGGGTAAAGATTGGGTAGCGGTGAATATTCCTGAAGCGGAGGTACATATATCGCCGGAATTGGTGATCCTGCACAGCAAAGAGCGCTCAGAGTTGGACGGCGAACTGCACATACCCTATGGCCGCATCCGACCGAAGGAACTTCCAAAATCCGCGATCACCGGCACATCAGATCTGGTGGTGGTGGGCCGCGACGCACCGCAACAGGAAGAGCCGGCAGATTCAAACTTCCATTCCAGACTGCGCATTATCTTCGGTGACCGGGTCAGCTTTCAGGGCTTCGGCCTGCGCGCCAACCTCACCGGCAACCTGCTGGTGATCGACGAGCCGGGCCGGCCGGTCATCGGCCGCGGCCGACTGGGCGTGACGGACGGTACCTACCGCGCCTACGGTCAGGACCTTAAAATAGAGCGCGGTTACGTCCTGTTTGCCGATAGCCCGGTAGACAACCCAGGGGTAGATGTGCGGGCGGTACGCGAGGTGGGTGAGGTAACCGCCGGCTTGCGGGTGAGCGGCACGTTAAAGGCACCCAAGCTTGCCCTCTTCTCCACCCCGGCCATGTCCCAAAGCGAGGTCGCCTCCTACCTGCTTACCGGACGGCCACCCGGCAAATCAGGCAGTAATGTCGATGTGGCCACCGCCCTGCAGGCCGCCGGCATAGGCAACCTGACATCAGAGGCTGCGCGCCAGTTAGGTTTGGAGGAGCTGCGGGTGGAGACAGGCAACAGCCTGGCTGAAGCCTCGGTGGTGGCCGGCACCTATCTGTCGCCGCGCCTGTACGTACAATACGTCAACGAACTGGCCTCGCGCGAAACCAAGTTGCGGCTGCGCTACGATCTCAACGACAGGCTGCAAATCCAGACCGAGAGCGGTCGTAGCCAGGGGGTGGACCTGTTCTACACCATCGAACGTTGA